The proteins below come from a single Pandoraea apista genomic window:
- a CDS encoding zinc metalloprotease HtpX, which yields MTRHHPSDPRAALLQHRWLNRLQTGLLVLTLVGIAAAAGSLLFGESDLWLALFAVAGTLLLEPAAASALTLRLYRARALHPHEAPEIWALLHELSVRAGLPATPVPHYVPSAVVNAFATGSKQEASIALTDGLLRRLSPRELAGVLAHEIAHIASEDLRVMGLADSVSRFTSLLALMGQIAILLSLPALLVGAAEVYWPGLLLLAASPQLALLAQLGLSRVREFDADRLAAELTGDPQGLASALAKIERVSRSWRAWLWPGWGNPEPSWLRTHPATQERISRLLTLAPGPASALPLHPPHFLPESAVTPRPPRWRPSGLWR from the coding sequence ATGACCCGTCATCATCCCAGTGACCCGCGCGCGGCGTTGTTGCAACACCGCTGGCTCAACCGCCTGCAGACCGGGCTGTTGGTCCTGACCCTGGTCGGGATCGCAGCCGCCGCAGGAAGCCTGCTGTTCGGGGAAAGCGACCTGTGGCTCGCGCTGTTTGCCGTTGCAGGCACGCTGCTGCTGGAACCGGCAGCCGCATCCGCCTTGACCTTGCGCCTATACCGCGCCCGGGCGCTGCACCCACACGAAGCCCCGGAAATTTGGGCCCTGTTGCACGAGCTGTCCGTCCGTGCCGGTTTGCCCGCAACGCCGGTGCCGCACTACGTGCCCAGTGCCGTCGTCAACGCCTTCGCCACCGGATCGAAGCAGGAGGCATCGATCGCCCTCACCGATGGCCTGCTGCGCCGCCTGAGCCCACGCGAGCTGGCGGGTGTGCTCGCGCACGAGATCGCGCACATCGCCAGTGAGGATCTGCGCGTCATGGGGCTGGCGGATTCCGTCAGTCGCTTCACGAGCCTACTGGCCCTTATGGGACAGATCGCGATCCTGCTGAGCCTGCCCGCGCTGCTGGTTGGCGCGGCGGAGGTCTATTGGCCTGGTTTATTGTTATTGGCCGCATCGCCCCAGCTGGCCCTGCTCGCACAGCTCGGCTTGTCTCGCGTGCGTGAGTTCGACGCTGACCGCCTCGCGGCGGAACTGACGGGCGACCCGCAGGGGCTGGCGTCCGCGCTGGCGAAAATCGAGCGGGTCAGCCGCTCCTGGCGTGCCTGGCTGTGGCCGGGATGGGGCAATCCCGAACCCTCCTGGTTGCGCACGCATCCGGCCACGCAAGAACGCATCTCACGCCTACTGACGTTGGCGCCTGGGCCAGCATCAGCGTTGCCACTCCACCCGCCCCATTTCTTGCCGGAATCCGCTGTGACGCCGCGCCCACCGCGCTGGCGCCCGAGCGGGCTGTGGCGCTGA
- the psiE-GI gene encoding heat resistance protein PsiE-GI: MKSTRLNPFQVFRDQWAIMSFYERFEQVVALVLSAVIAVIIVVSLFQLISIVFTLLVLDAFNPLDHKVFQSVFGMIMTLLIAMEFKHSIVRVALRRDSIIQVKTVILIGLIALARKFVILDPEASPGKIAALAGATLALGATYWLLRERDDRAAETSEHDPSSSQ, translated from the coding sequence ATGAAATCAACACGCCTTAACCCATTTCAGGTCTTCCGTGACCAATGGGCCATCATGAGTTTTTACGAGCGCTTCGAGCAGGTCGTCGCGCTCGTGCTGTCGGCGGTGATTGCCGTCATCATCGTGGTGTCGCTGTTCCAGCTCATCTCCATCGTCTTCACGCTGCTGGTTCTCGATGCCTTCAATCCCCTGGATCACAAGGTATTCCAGAGTGTGTTCGGCATGATCATGACGCTCTTGATCGCGATGGAGTTCAAGCATTCCATCGTGCGCGTGGCGCTGCGTCGGGACAGCATCATCCAGGTCAAGACCGTGATCCTCATCGGCCTGATCGCGCTGGCGCGCAAGTTCGTGATCCTCGACCCCGAGGCGAGCCCTGGCAAGATCGCCGCGCTTGCAGGCGCCACGCTGGCGCTTGGTGCCACTTACTGGCTGCTGCGCGAGCGCGACGACCGCGCCGCCGAGACATCTGAGCATGACCCGTCATCATCCCAGTGA
- a CDS encoding S1C family serine protease has translation MAYPDPYQRPAPDRFVRRWLVITACIAALMLLWQFLPAIEAWFSPREAAERTVTARGDLAADEKANIELFEKSRASVVYITTAQLVRDVWTRNVFSVPRGTGSGFIWDDAGHVVTNFHVIQGASEATVKLADGRDYQAALVGTSPAHDIAVLKIGVGFKRPPAVPVGTSADLKVGQKVFAIGNPFGLDWTLTTGIVSALDRSLPGEAGGPAIDHLIQTDAAINPGNSGGPLLDSAGRLIGINTAIYSPSGASAGIGFAVPVDTVMRVVPQLIKTGKYIRPALGIEVDEQLNQRLLALTGSKGVFVLRVTPGSAAHKAGLAGVEVTPQGIVPGDRIIDVDGQATDDVAKLLARLDDRKVGDVVVLSVERAGKSREVRVELQPGN, from the coding sequence ATGGCCTACCCCGACCCGTACCAACGTCCCGCGCCGGACCGCTTCGTCCGGCGCTGGCTCGTCATCACCGCCTGCATTGCCGCGCTCATGCTGCTGTGGCAGTTCCTGCCCGCCATCGAGGCCTGGTTCAGTCCGCGTGAGGCGGCAGAACGCACCGTGACGGCGCGTGGCGATCTGGCGGCGGACGAGAAAGCCAACATCGAACTGTTCGAGAAATCGCGCGCCTCGGTGGTCTACATCACCACCGCGCAATTGGTACGCGATGTCTGGACGCGCAACGTCTTCTCCGTGCCGCGCGGCACCGGTTCGGGCTTTATCTGGGACGATGCCGGCCACGTCGTCACCAACTTCCACGTCATCCAGGGTGCTTCTGAAGCCACGGTCAAACTCGCCGATGGCCGCGACTACCAGGCCGCGCTGGTGGGGACGAGCCCAGCGCACGACATCGCCGTGCTCAAGATTGGCGTCGGTTTCAAGCGCCCGCCGGCCGTGCCGGTCGGCACCAGTGCCGACCTCAAGGTGGGTCAGAAGGTGTTCGCTATCGGCAACCCCTTCGGCCTGGACTGGACGCTCACCACCGGCATCGTCTCCGCGCTCGACCGCTCGTTACCCGGAGAAGCGGGCGGCCCGGCCATCGATCACCTGATCCAGACCGACGCCGCCATCAACCCTGGCAACTCCGGTGGGCCGCTGCTCGATTCGGCAGGAAGGCTCATCGGCATCAACACGGCGATCTATAGCCCCTCCGGCGCCTCGGCCGGGATTGGTTTCGCCGTGCCGGTGGACACCGTCATGCGCGTAGTCCCGCAACTCATCAAGACCGGTAAGTACATCCGTCCGGCGCTGGGCATTGAGGTGGACGAACAGCTCAATCAGCGCCTGCTGGCGCTGACTGGAAGCAAGGGCGTGTTCGTGTTGCGTGTTACCCCTGGTTCGGCAGCGCACAAGGCCGGCCTCGCGGGTGTCGAAGTCACGCCGCAAGGCATCGTGCCGGGCGACCGCATCATCGATGTTGATGGCCAGGCGACGGACGATGTGGCCAAGCTGCTCGCGCGGCTAGACGACAGGAAGGTCGGCGATGTGGTGGTCTTGTCAGTGGAGCGGGCCGGCAAATCGCGCGAGGTGCGTGTGGAGCTGCAACCCGGGAATTGA
- the tnpA gene encoding IS66-like element accessory protein TnpA, which produces MNITHTMANDTIAQRPKRHYYSPELKGQIVAECQVSGASVAGVALAHGINANIVHRWMREQADSLLPAPRNEFVALNLPPPVEQLPATETSSPPVSRAIRVDVRRSASVVTVNWPLEDAASCAAWLRDWLR; this is translated from the coding sequence ATGAACATCACGCACACTATGGCGAACGACACGATCGCCCAGCGCCCCAAGCGGCACTACTACTCCCCGGAACTTAAAGGCCAGATCGTGGCCGAATGCCAGGTCTCCGGCGCGTCAGTGGCCGGCGTAGCGCTTGCACACGGAATCAACGCCAACATCGTTCATCGCTGGATGCGCGAGCAAGCAGACTCCCTGTTGCCAGCGCCCCGGAATGAGTTCGTTGCGCTGAATCTGCCTCCACCAGTTGAACAGCTCCCAGCAACCGAGACCAGCTCGCCGCCCGTGTCGCGTGCGATTCGCGTTGATGTTCGGCGCAGCGCCAGCGTAGTCACCGTGAACTGGCCCCTGGAAGATGCAGCGTCATGTGCAGCGTGGCTGCGCGACTGGCTCCGATGA
- the hdeD-GI gene encoding heat resistance membrane protein HdeD-GI yields MNTDTIANSNADDPTKALCSLSQNWWLFVLRGVLALIFAALAFWMPQSALLAMTIMFGAFSLVNGAFNLVAAVRHIQKKERWGWLLFSGIVGILTGVVVLVAPWVATIVLASFLWASVGFWAIFTGVLEISAAVRLRQEIKGEIWLAFSGLLSIVLGAIVLWIFFSRPVESFLAAGWLLGFYAAVYGVTLLLLSWRLRKTRQG; encoded by the coding sequence ATGAACACAGACACCATCGCTAATTCCAATGCGGATGACCCCACCAAAGCACTGTGTTCGCTGAGCCAAAATTGGTGGCTTTTTGTGCTGCGCGGTGTCTTGGCATTGATTTTTGCAGCCCTTGCGTTCTGGATGCCACAATCGGCTCTGTTGGCCATGACCATCATGTTCGGCGCATTTTCCTTGGTCAATGGCGCTTTCAACTTGGTTGCAGCGGTGCGCCATATCCAGAAAAAAGAGCGCTGGGGCTGGCTGCTGTTCAGCGGCATTGTCGGCATACTTACGGGCGTCGTCGTCCTGGTTGCTCCTTGGGTCGCCACGATAGTCTTGGCTTCTTTTTTATGGGCTAGCGTGGGCTTCTGGGCGATTTTCACCGGTGTGCTGGAGATATCCGCCGCCGTTCGGCTGCGTCAAGAAATCAAGGGTGAAATTTGGCTTGCCTTCAGTGGACTGCTCTCGATTGTCCTTGGCGCTATCGTCTTGTGGATATTTTTTTCCCGTCCGGTCGAGTCATTCCTGGCCGCAGGCTGGCTGTTGGGCTTCTATGCGGCAGTCTATGGTGTCACGCTTCTGCTCTTGAGTTGGCGTCTTCGCAAAACGCGCCAGGGATAA
- the yfdX1 gene encoding heat resistance protein YfdX1, with the protein MNIKQPQYTFSALALAVVVGLSGPALAQSAAGSSPGAAAPSAASKAAQPQVDDKAAREADKKRAELTQDAITALTKTQEALTLLDAKKTKEALAALELASGKLELVLARDAKLALAPVDVRVITHDIHANVESVKKAVKLSRELLGDGELQKARPIVANLASEIVIETDNLPMATYPAAIKSAARLIDSGKIDDAKAELARALNTLVVTSVAFPLPVLRAEAAMAKAEKLAETDKRDAKQNEELSTLLSSVRTEIEMAQILGYGKKADFKPIFDHVKSIEQKSAGGKSGKGWFDELKTRLQKLF; encoded by the coding sequence ATGAATATCAAACAGCCACAATACACCTTCTCCGCACTTGCCCTGGCGGTCGTCGTCGGACTGAGCGGACCGGCTCTGGCCCAATCGGCGGCAGGTTCTAGCCCAGGTGCTGCAGCACCCTCTGCCGCATCCAAGGCGGCACAGCCACAGGTAGATGACAAGGCCGCCCGGGAAGCCGATAAAAAGCGTGCCGAGCTCACTCAAGACGCCATCACTGCGCTCACCAAGACCCAGGAGGCTTTGACCCTCCTTGATGCAAAGAAGACCAAGGAGGCGCTCGCTGCGCTGGAACTGGCCAGCGGAAAGCTGGAACTGGTATTGGCACGCGACGCCAAACTTGCTTTGGCGCCGGTCGATGTACGCGTCATCACCCACGATATCCACGCCAACGTGGAATCGGTGAAGAAGGCGGTCAAGTTGTCTCGGGAGTTGTTGGGTGATGGCGAGCTGCAAAAGGCCCGGCCCATCGTCGCCAATCTGGCCAGCGAAATCGTGATCGAAACCGACAACCTGCCGATGGCAACGTACCCGGCAGCGATCAAGTCGGCCGCACGGCTCATCGACAGCGGCAAGATCGACGACGCCAAGGCGGAACTCGCCCGAGCACTGAACACGCTGGTGGTGACCTCGGTCGCCTTTCCTCTGCCCGTGCTACGGGCTGAAGCCGCGATGGCAAAAGCTGAAAAGCTGGCCGAGACCGACAAGCGCGATGCCAAGCAGAACGAGGAGCTCAGCACCTTGCTGTCGTCCGTGCGCACGGAGATCGAGATGGCGCAGATCCTGGGTTATGGCAAGAAGGCGGATTTCAAACCCATCTTCGATCATGTGAAGTCCATTGAGCAAAAGTCGGCTGGTGGCAAAAGCGGCAAGGGATGGTTCGACGAGTTGAAGACGCGCCTCCAAAAGCTGTTTTGA
- the tnpB gene encoding IS66 family insertion sequence element accessory protein TnpB (TnpB, as the term is used for proteins encoded by IS66 family insertion elements, is considered an accessory protein, since TnpC, encoded by a neighboring gene, is a DDE family transposase.) → MIRIDALWLSTEPLDMRAGTETALARVVAVFGAARPHHAYLFANRRANRMKVLVHDGIGVWLAARRLNSGKFVWPRDAATTATLSRTQFDALVLGLPWKNVGEAGVITVL, encoded by the coding sequence ATGATCCGCATTGATGCGCTGTGGCTCTCCACCGAGCCGCTGGACATGCGAGCAGGCACCGAGACGGCGCTCGCCCGGGTAGTGGCTGTCTTTGGCGCAGCGCGCCCACACCACGCCTATCTGTTCGCCAATCGACGAGCCAACCGCATGAAGGTGCTGGTGCACGACGGCATCGGTGTCTGGCTGGCGGCCCGGCGCCTGAATAGCGGCAAGTTCGTCTGGCCGCGCGATGCCGCCACCACCGCCACACTCAGCCGAACGCAGTTCGATGCGCTCGTGCTGGGCCTGCCCTGGAAGAACGTCGGCGAGGCTGGAGTCATCACTGTACTTTGA
- the hsp20-GI gene encoding small heat shock protein sHSP20-GI, with amino-acid sequence MSALTPWDPFRELDELQNRLATMFGRIPQRQGARTGNEAMTTADWAPMADISEDENAFLLKLDLPEVPKDAVRVSAENGVLTISGERKLEKEEQGKKFHRIERAYGRFVRSFVLPDNVDPTKVTASMKDGVLEVRLVKAEQAKPKQIEISVN; translated from the coding sequence ATGTCTGCATTGACTCCGTGGGACCCCTTCCGGGAACTGGATGAATTGCAAAACCGCCTGGCGACGATGTTCGGACGAATACCCCAGCGACAGGGCGCCCGTACCGGCAACGAAGCCATGACCACGGCGGACTGGGCACCAATGGCGGACATCAGCGAGGATGAGAACGCATTCCTCCTCAAGCTGGATCTGCCGGAGGTCCCCAAGGATGCCGTGCGCGTCAGCGCGGAAAACGGTGTGCTCACCATCAGCGGCGAGCGCAAACTGGAAAAAGAGGAGCAGGGCAAGAAGTTCCACCGCATCGAACGTGCGTATGGCCGCTTTGTGCGCAGCTTTGTCTTGCCTGACAACGTTGATCCGACCAAGGTGACGGCTTCCATGAAAGACGGCGTGCTGGAAGTGCGGCTTGTCAAGGCCGAGCAAGCCAAACCGAAACAGATTGAAATCTCAGTCAACTAA
- the yfdX2 gene encoding heat resistance protein YfdX2: MNEQTSNPNATNKEINEQAAVSSLPVSPEAKAEVVTEVQPEVQKETDSQAADKRKQVLDEAVSALSLTKSALAALDGKDAARALATLAEVTGKLELIVAREPTLALAPVDVRTIVHDLFANTQTIEAMTDEALDALKHGEVQRARHVLALLASEIVIAVTNIPLASYPAAVKSVVPLIDQGKIEEAKAALQSALSTLVEERSVLPLPVLRAKLLLKRAETLVEDGQRSEASNERLETLLNEARQQLEMAELLGYGKKKDFEPLYAELKKVKQKTAGGGGGKGWLDEIKAKLSKLF, translated from the coding sequence ATGAATGAGCAAACATCGAATCCCAATGCGACGAACAAAGAAATAAACGAACAGGCCGCGGTAAGCAGCCTTCCTGTCAGTCCAGAGGCCAAGGCTGAAGTCGTCACGGAGGTACAGCCTGAGGTTCAGAAGGAAACGGACTCGCAGGCGGCAGACAAACGTAAACAAGTCCTCGATGAGGCCGTCTCGGCCTTGTCGCTGACCAAATCAGCGCTGGCCGCACTTGACGGCAAGGACGCTGCACGCGCATTGGCAACGCTGGCCGAAGTGACGGGAAAGCTGGAGCTGATCGTTGCGCGCGAACCCACGCTCGCCCTGGCCCCCGTTGATGTGCGCACCATCGTGCACGACTTGTTCGCCAACACGCAAACCATTGAGGCGATGACCGACGAGGCGCTGGATGCCCTCAAACATGGCGAGGTGCAACGGGCACGTCACGTGCTGGCTTTGCTGGCCAGTGAAATCGTGATCGCGGTCACCAACATCCCTCTGGCGTCCTATCCCGCAGCCGTGAAGTCAGTCGTGCCGCTGATCGATCAGGGCAAGATCGAAGAAGCCAAAGCCGCGCTGCAGTCAGCGCTCAGCACGCTGGTCGAGGAGCGCAGCGTGCTTCCGCTGCCCGTCCTGCGTGCGAAGCTGCTCCTGAAGCGCGCCGAGACCTTGGTAGAAGATGGTCAGCGGAGCGAAGCGTCCAATGAGCGCCTGGAGACATTATTGAACGAAGCGCGGCAGCAGTTGGAAATGGCAGAACTGCTGGGCTATGGAAAGAAGAAGGACTTTGAGCCCCTGTATGCTGAACTCAAGAAAGTCAAGCAAAAGACGGCTGGGGGAGGCGGCGGAAAAGGCTGGCTCGATGAAATCAAGGCAAAACTGTCCAAGTTGTTCTGA
- the ftsH gene encoding ATP-dependent zinc metalloprotease FtsH, giving the protein MEKKDQWNIGYWIVAGLLLLTLQNYWQAAKTVEPVPYSEFEKALAEGRVAEVLVSDRTVTGRLKSPDSRGKTTIVATRVEPDLAERLSKYDVPYARVVESTWLRDVLSWILPAVAFFGVWFFLFRRFAEKQGMGGFLSIGKSRAKVFMEKNTGVTFADVAGVDEAKAELVEIVDFLKNPQEYGRLGARIPKGVLLVGPPGTGKTLLAKAVAGEAGVPFFSISGSEFVEMFVGVGAARVRDLFEQARGQAPAIIFIDELDALGRARGVGGPIGGHDEREQTLNQLLTEMDGFDSSVGLIILAATNRPEILDQALLRAGRFDRQVLVDRPDKKGRLDILKVHVKKVTLAQDIDLEQVAALTTGFSGADLANLVNEAALAATRRKASAVELQDFTAAIERIVAGLEKKNRVLNPKERETVAYHEMGHALVALALPGTDPVHKISIIPRGIGALGYTLQRPTEDRFLMTRADLEHKIAVLLGGRAAEKLVFGELSTGAADDLARATDIARDMITRFGMDEGLGYIAFEAQRPRFLDTPELAHGGCRVAESTQARIDQAIRDIVMGVFERAYRILDTNRAVLERCARELLARETLDESDIRQLTQGLVRN; this is encoded by the coding sequence ATGGAAAAGAAAGATCAATGGAACATTGGCTACTGGATCGTCGCCGGCCTGTTGCTGCTGACGCTGCAGAACTACTGGCAGGCGGCCAAGACCGTCGAGCCCGTGCCCTACAGCGAATTCGAGAAGGCGCTGGCCGAGGGGCGCGTCGCCGAAGTGCTGGTGTCGGACCGCACGGTCACCGGGCGCCTGAAATCGCCGGACAGCCGGGGCAAGACCACCATCGTGGCCACCCGTGTCGAACCCGACCTGGCCGAGCGGCTGTCCAAGTACGACGTGCCCTATGCGCGGGTGGTGGAAAGCACCTGGCTACGTGATGTGCTCTCCTGGATTCTGCCGGCGGTGGCCTTCTTCGGCGTCTGGTTCTTCCTGTTCCGCCGCTTCGCCGAGAAGCAGGGCATGGGTGGCTTCCTGAGCATCGGCAAGAGCCGTGCCAAGGTATTCATGGAGAAGAACACTGGCGTGACCTTTGCCGATGTCGCTGGCGTCGATGAAGCCAAGGCGGAGTTGGTTGAGATCGTCGATTTCCTCAAGAATCCGCAGGAGTATGGACGGCTCGGGGCGCGCATCCCGAAAGGTGTGTTGCTGGTTGGCCCGCCCGGCACGGGCAAGACCCTGCTGGCCAAGGCCGTGGCGGGCGAGGCCGGGGTACCGTTCTTCTCTATCTCCGGCTCGGAGTTCGTCGAGATGTTTGTCGGCGTGGGCGCGGCGCGGGTGCGCGACCTGTTCGAGCAGGCGCGCGGGCAGGCGCCGGCCATCATCTTCATCGATGAACTCGACGCGCTGGGCCGTGCACGCGGCGTCGGCGGGCCCATCGGCGGCCACGACGAGCGTGAGCAGACGCTCAACCAGCTGCTCACCGAGATGGACGGCTTCGACAGCTCGGTGGGGCTGATCATCCTCGCCGCCACCAACCGCCCCGAAATCCTCGACCAGGCGCTGCTGCGCGCCGGCCGCTTCGACCGCCAGGTGCTGGTGGACCGGCCCGACAAGAAGGGACGGCTGGACATCCTGAAAGTCCACGTCAAGAAGGTGACGCTGGCTCAGGATATCGATCTCGAACAGGTGGCTGCGCTGACCACGGGCTTTTCGGGTGCAGACCTCGCGAACCTGGTCAACGAGGCCGCGCTGGCCGCGACCCGGCGCAAAGCGTCCGCCGTGGAGTTGCAGGATTTCACCGCCGCCATCGAGCGCATCGTGGCGGGCCTGGAGAAGAAGAACCGAGTACTCAATCCCAAGGAGCGGGAAACCGTGGCCTATCACGAGATGGGCCATGCGCTGGTGGCGCTGGCGCTGCCCGGCACCGACCCCGTGCACAAGATCTCGATCATCCCGCGCGGCATCGGCGCGCTGGGCTACACGCTGCAACGCCCCACCGAAGACCGCTTCCTGATGACGCGCGCCGATCTGGAACACAAGATCGCCGTACTGCTGGGCGGTCGTGCGGCCGAGAAGCTCGTGTTCGGCGAGCTGTCCACCGGGGCTGCCGATGACCTCGCACGGGCCACCGACATCGCCCGCGACATGATCACCCGCTTTGGCATGGACGAAGGACTGGGCTACATCGCCTTCGAGGCGCAGCGGCCACGCTTTCTCGATACACCGGAACTGGCCCACGGCGGCTGCCGGGTGGCCGAATCGACCCAGGCGCGCATCGATCAGGCCATCCGCGACATCGTGATGGGCGTGTTCGAGCGCGCCTACCGGATCCTCGACACCAACCGCGCGGTGCTGGAGCGTTGTGCGCGCGAACTGCTGGCGCGGGAAACGCTCGACGAAAGCGATATCCGTCAATTGACTCAAGGACTTGTTCGGAACTGA
- the trx-GI gene encoding heat resistance system thioredoxin Trx-GI, giving the protein MKNDLHLVCPHCQSINRVPTAKLSEHPNCGRCQQPLFTGEPIELTTATFSRHVERSDLPLLVDFWAPWCGPCKMMAPQFQQAARQLEPRVRLAKVNTEAEPHLAAQFGIRSIPTLALFQGGREIGRQAGALGAQDIVRWASAQVGR; this is encoded by the coding sequence ATGAAGAATGATCTTCACCTTGTCTGCCCGCATTGCCAGTCCATCAACCGCGTACCGACTGCGAAGCTATCGGAACATCCCAACTGCGGCCGCTGCCAGCAGCCCTTGTTCACGGGCGAACCCATCGAGTTGACCACGGCGACGTTCTCGCGCCACGTGGAGCGCAGCGACCTGCCACTGTTGGTCGATTTCTGGGCACCTTGGTGCGGGCCGTGCAAGATGATGGCCCCGCAGTTCCAGCAAGCGGCGCGCCAGCTCGAACCCAGGGTCAGGCTGGCCAAGGTCAATACCGAGGCAGAACCCCACCTGGCCGCGCAGTTCGGCATCCGCAGCATTCCGACGCTCGCCCTGTTCCAGGGTGGGCGGGAGATCGGGCGTCAGGCCGGCGCCTTGGGCGCGCAGGACATCGTGCGCTGGGCATCTGCACAGGTGGGGCGCTGA
- the kefB-GI gene encoding heat resistance system K+/H+ antiporter KefB-GI, which produces MQDLLGATLILLAACSLAAVATAAFRVPALLGYLAAGALLGPSVTGVIAPGEALDFLSELGVALLLFMVGLEFSLGHFWLTRKTVLVAGSLQMVVVAAPLTLMLMGLGQPAQSAALLGAAAAMSSTALVSRQLADQGELTTRHGRSAIAVLVFQDLASVPLLALLAIWARGESPKVESMLLEVLGVLVLFAAAAVASRRLLHGLLGWVARRGHEESFVLVSLCVVVAAAAAAHAVGVSAALGAFLAGMVLGESDFRHHMESHLKPFRDVLSGVFFVTIGLQLDGAQILSAPLTVLAWLAVLVPVKIGLNTLALRATRLSALDAWRTGIALGHGGEFALLLLGMVLQQHLIPATVVQPMLVALVLSMALAPLLIRHHDVLARFLSRTGGVIQPPQAEEVEIAAQTARYRDHVIVCGAGELGLTVSEILRHAGVAHLLLEADAQKVEAARAAGAPVFHGDASRPDTLLAAGLAQARLVVLTFDHAQQVLRIAQAIAERRPALTLWVSCRSTTAADAFRAMPNARVYQQSFAAGLGLAEQVMSTLGMSTELIEGHISAMRRRLDSSRFPGSSSS; this is translated from the coding sequence ATGCAGGACTTGCTCGGCGCCACCCTGATCCTGCTGGCGGCATGCAGCCTCGCGGCGGTGGCGACGGCGGCGTTCAGAGTGCCCGCCTTGCTGGGTTACCTCGCCGCCGGCGCCTTACTGGGCCCCTCAGTCACCGGCGTGATCGCGCCGGGAGAAGCGCTTGATTTTCTGTCCGAGCTGGGAGTGGCGCTACTGCTGTTCATGGTCGGACTGGAATTCTCCCTCGGGCACTTTTGGCTCACTCGCAAGACCGTACTGGTGGCTGGCAGTTTGCAGATGGTCGTTGTGGCCGCACCTCTGACCCTGATGCTGATGGGGTTGGGGCAGCCAGCTCAGAGCGCTGCGCTGCTCGGCGCTGCGGCGGCCATGTCTTCCACGGCGCTGGTCAGCCGGCAGTTGGCCGACCAGGGTGAACTCACCACACGCCATGGCCGCAGCGCCATCGCCGTGCTGGTCTTTCAGGATCTGGCCAGCGTGCCCCTGTTGGCCTTGCTGGCGATCTGGGCGCGCGGCGAGTCGCCGAAGGTCGAGAGCATGCTGCTCGAAGTGTTGGGCGTGCTGGTGTTGTTCGCAGCAGCGGCGGTTGCTTCGCGCCGTCTGTTGCATGGCCTGCTGGGCTGGGTGGCGCGGCGGGGCCACGAGGAATCGTTCGTGCTCGTCTCCTTGTGCGTGGTGGTGGCTGCCGCCGCCGCTGCGCACGCGGTCGGCGTATCCGCCGCCCTAGGGGCCTTCCTCGCCGGGATGGTGCTGGGCGAGAGCGACTTCCGGCACCACATGGAAAGCCACCTCAAACCGTTTCGCGATGTGTTGTCGGGCGTGTTCTTCGTGACCATCGGCCTGCAACTGGACGGAGCACAGATTCTTTCGGCTCCGCTGACGGTGCTGGCGTGGCTGGCAGTGCTGGTACCGGTCAAGATCGGGCTCAACACCCTGGCCTTGCGGGCGACGCGCCTGTCCGCCCTCGATGCCTGGCGCACGGGCATAGCGTTGGGGCATGGCGGCGAGTTCGCCCTGCTGTTGTTGGGCATGGTCTTGCAGCAGCATCTGATTCCCGCGACCGTCGTACAACCCATGCTGGTCGCGCTGGTGCTCAGCATGGCCTTGGCACCGCTGCTGATCCGCCATCACGATGTACTTGCCCGGTTCTTGAGCCGCACCGGCGGCGTCATTCAGCCACCCCAGGCTGAAGAAGTTGAGATCGCCGCGCAGACGGCGCGATATCGAGACCATGTCATCGTTTGCGGCGCGGGCGAGCTTGGCCTGACCGTCAGCGAGATTCTTCGCCACGCCGGCGTGGCGCATCTGCTGCTGGAGGCGGACGCGCAGAAGGTCGAGGCCGCGCGTGCCGCCGGCGCGCCGGTGTTCCATGGCGATGCCAGTCGGCCCGATACCCTGCTGGCTGCCGGGTTGGCGCAAGCGCGTCTGGTGGTGCTCACGTTCGACCATGCCCAGCAAGTGCTGCGCATCGCCCAGGCGATTGCCGAGCGCCGTCCGGCGCTGACCTTGTGGGTGTCATGCAGAAGTACGACCGCGGCCGATGCATTTCGCGCCATGCCCAACGCGCGCGTGTACCAGCAATCCTTTGCCGCAGGCCTTGGGCTGGCGGAACAGGTGATGTCGACGCTTGGCATGTCGACCGAGCTGATTGAAGGACACATCAGCGCAATGCGCCGCCGTCTCGACAGCAGCCGTTTTCCAGGGAGTTCATCGTCATGA